The Medicago truncatula cultivar Jemalong A17 chromosome 7, MtrunA17r5.0-ANR, whole genome shotgun sequence genome includes the window TATATCACCATTTTCAAATTCTTCGCCCTCATCCCTCCAATTCAAtactatcatattttttttttatccactttcatctttttcttaGTAGATATTGGATAGTAAGCATCTCGAAGACgagatttttttgaaatcctATTaccaatatttataaaaaaggaATTTCTCAACTACTGctctttatatttcaaaattgaaaatttgttcCCATGGCAGTTCCTAAAATTATTACCTGTGAAATTTGCAGCAAGGCCATGGAGAATGCAAGCAAGAACCAAGCAATAATAGATGCTATTGGAGAACCAATTGTTAAAGGTCCATGGTACAATGCATCTCTTGCAGTAGCTCACAAGAGGCAATCTGTGTCTTGCTCATTTCCTGTTTCTGGACCCCTAGGCTCAGGTGTCTTACAGCTGAAGGCAGTCCGCAATGGAGGTTAGcaatatgaatatttattttaattcatttgaatGCAAATGTTTTTCCAAACTCTTGGTTAACTACATGTCTCTGTAATTTTATTACTACCATGATATTCTTGGTATATGAATCTGGTTGCTTGCTTTGACATCAAATTTTTGCATGCTGATTATTTCTAACATCATAAGATCTAATGTTTGGACAGTTGGGGACACTGGGGTGAAGTCAGTTTGATAGTAGCTAATAGCATTAATTATTGGTATGTATGGCTTCTTTGAAACAGATGACACTTGGTCGTCCTTTTTTCTTCCTCGTGATTGGAACATTTTAATCATGGACGCTCTCCTCCATGTACCTGGGAATGAGGAGAAGAATCGGACATTGCGGATTAACCTCTCTCACAAGCTGTCTCCTTCTACTGCTTGCACCGAGTGCATAGCTTGTCCGTCCGAAAGACCAGAGGCAAAGTTGAGTTCCAATCAATAATAGTAAGCTTAAGTGGCGATCTTTATTTCAACTATAAACAAATGTTACTGGTTTTTAACCTTTTACATGAGGCAGAACAATAGTATTATCATAGTAAAACTTAAGTGGTGATCTTTCTTTCaactaaaaacaatttttagttgaaaaacaatttttaaccaagttgcttgggctctagtggcaaggagctcctttcAAGGAGGTACCCGGGGAATACCGGTTCGAATCCCAAagggaacaacgcttggccagtgcgcgtgcctctacgcatgagccggattagtcgtctACCTTTGATGGGCCGGAAACCGGtgcaaaagccaaaaaaaaaaaacaaatttttctggtttttgacctcttacatgatattattcgTTTTCGATGgaataaatttcaaaagtttctTATGGTGTAATATGTTAATATTATTCATCGTTGAATTTTCTTTATTCCAAATAAATATTGGCTTATGGGttgtatttttttacttattctGCAGtgtcttttgtttttaatctttttagCTACTTTTTTGAGATCCACATATGTAGTTTTGTTTTCTACTTTAAAGTAGAGCacaatgatttttgtttggtgACTTTGGTCTGTTTGCAGAGGTATCAACCTTTACCTTCAGATTTGACTTTAGTTTACTTTTAGGCCTGGCTTTGtataatcacataaaatcacccAAAGAATCTTTGGTGGTGGGCGACAGAAATTCATATATGTAGGCACGATAGTCTCTGTGGCAATAGGGGGTCGGGGGTTCTGATGGCGGTCACTCAGTCAGAAACAGGATCTTTGCAGGGGAGGTAATCTCGGGGGTATTGGGGGTCGTTGGGGGTGGAGGTAGGAAGGAAGGGAGAGAGAGCATCCGAAGAGGAGAAAAAATGGCCACCAGGCATGATACAAGAGAGGGCCTCCATGGTGGAGGGAGTCAATAGAAAACAATGTCTGCCAAGGAGAGGACCCAGAAAAGTAAGGTCGGTTGTCaaggataaattgttatgtTTCAAAAAATTGGGCTAAATGCTTGATGATCCCCACATCCCAACATGCACGAACGATAAAATTCGAGATAGTTTTTACACGTCCAAATTGTGTCATATGAACAAAGCAAGTGTACTGACTACTTAGAAATGTTTGGAAAGGAGAAATCATCATAGATTAaatggctttttttttttttttttttttttttttttgtgtgtgtgtgtgaaagAATCAAGATTAAACCACTTAGACGTCACAACGGAACATCTATTTTGGGTGTTTGAGTGGGTCTAATATGTACACTATTTATTATAGAATTGTTTAATGTTAAAACTTAATAAACAATCTCTCCATCTTAGcttctcaatattttttattaaacggGTCATAACAATAAGTCAATAACtctaaatttactatttttcaCCATTCTTTACAAACACATAATATATTCACTACATATGATGTTATGTATTTAAATTGACAACAGATAGATACAACACCTGCCATTATAGATGCTCTTAGATGTCAATTGAATGGGTTAGTGGAGTGGACACGAAGCAAGAATTAGTAATTAAACTCAAACCTTTGTACGTTTACGAGTGACTTTGGGTGATCGAGAGTTACTACTTATCCACACAATATAAGAAAACTAGATTGGTTACATGATTGCGTAAGGTCCTTCTACAGTAAAATAAGACTCCACTTATAATTTCACATGCGGTAGTAATAATGGATCtacaatcaaattcaaatggtGAATCAAtgtaaaacaaaatagaaataaaGATGGAGGATAGTTCCATTGCTTAGTCCTAAAGTTAAGaagattttcattttatttttatttgatgacctctaaattcttttttgtagATAGTTATAGAAAGTGTTATAAAAATCTGCATGACTGGTTGAAGATATGTttgttatatattaaaaaaagcttttaaatccatatttttaaaaataattaacatgAGAACTTACTTACAAATAATAAAAGTTAACCAGTCATGCTAACCGTGTTCTTTGAGCActaattaaagaattgaaaatagAAAGTAAACATaagttttgtaataaaaaaaaaacacttttttaattttcaaaaatctagaATACACAGTTTTCAaggtattatttccttttataatttCATAAGAAGTGCCCTTgaaacttattattattattttttttttatatatattaagagAGTAATAATTTTAACAATCAGGAACTTAAACACTCAATATTAGAGATTTTAACATAATACAAGTCACATATTGTTTCAAGAACTATctaatacaaataatttttaagagaaacgactcaaaatagcttatattttaagcattttttgaatttttattataaaaaaagtggTAGCAAACTGATGAcatactcaatttttttttattttatgaaaaactatttAAACCAATTTCttatttgaagttttatttagaaattcctcttttaaaaaaatgtataactAAAAGATGAAATACTTTAATAAACCttttttccctcttcttctccaaACTTGCGGAAAGACGTGACACATTTTTTATGGTATTTtgtcttatatatattttacataaacTTATTTAAATTCCATTCGAAAGATCAGAGCTAAAGTTGATCGTTCCAATCAATATTAAGCTTTAAGGGCGATCTTTCTttcaactataatttttttcctgGTTTTTAACCTTTTACATGAGATAATGTTCGTTTTCTATGGAATAAATTTCAAAGTTTCTAtgtaccaaatttttttttcttcaaagtttCTTATGGTGTgtatattaatataattcaaCATCGAATTTTCCTTATTGAAAATAAAGTTGGCTTGTGGGTTTTATTTGTCGAGATTCACATTTGTACTTTTGATATCtaatatgtttagtttaggGCATAATGGTTTTTGCTTTGTGACTTTGGTCTGTTGGCCTTGTTGAATAGTAGCACATGTACATAATAaatgaaatacaaaataaaataattattaaaaaaaaacttattgaatcaaaatattttatagctACAATTTGAATCCAATTATAAATGTAAAAGATAAAGAAGTGATAACTAACTAGATCCtatttttgtgtcaaaaaaaactagatcctattttaaaatttggatgcaaagataaaactttaaaatataaggaatagtttgttgagatatttatgctacataatatattaaaaaaaaaaaaaatcaaaaactcaaataaaatatttaagaataagattaaaataatatatgaattttgttGAGATAGTTAtgccaaataaataaaaatctttcAAAGAGATTTTAATGCTGATTTAGTGAAAGAttattattaaacaaaatatacGAGATTTtagctgaaaatatattttaggttTAGCTATAAATAATAGATGTATTGATGCATGTTTTCCATACTTTCTTTAAATCGTTTGCCAAAGATGTCGTCTTCCTCACATAAAAAGAGAAGGTTGAGAAAATCTTCCAAGGTAGATAGGATAAGCGACCTGCCGGATTCAATTCTGTGTCACATACTCTATTTTCTTCCAACCAAACTTGCTGCAACCACAAGTGTCCTCTCAAAAAGATGGAAACTATTGTGGCTTTCGGTTCTAGCTTTCGACTTTGACTCCAGCCGCTTCAAAACTTCTGATCTCTTTCTTCGTGTGGTGTATTCAACGATATACCGGCGAGATATCGCACTACCAATCCATTCGTTTCACCTCAAATCTCGTAGTTGGGACATCCAAAAGGATGTCAATCAATTTGTTTACCTTGTAGGGCAACGTGGAATACTAAACTTATGCCTCGACCTGTCTAAGATTTGTCGCTATATAATTGAATTACCTACTACTATTCTTAGTTCTGGAACGCTAAAGGTTCTTAAGTTGAGAAACTTAATTGTAGGAGATAATTCTCAAGTGGATTTACATTTACCTAGTCTTAAAACTCTCCATTTGAATAGGGTTGATTTTGAATGTCATGAGCATCTAATGAAGATTTTATTAAGTTGTCCTATTCTAGAGGATTTGGAAACTAAGCTTTGCTGTGTGATGGATTTCCAAAGCCGTTTTTCGGATGAATTTGCAGCCTTTCCCAATTTGATCAAGGCAAGGATTACTGAATTCTATATTCCACTTAGTATGGTTTGTAAGGCAAAGACGCTACATATTGAAGTGGTATGAATATCGTCGTCCTAACTCCTAAATAAacgtttaatttaattttgattttcttactATACATACATATCTAATTAATGTTGTGTCTTGTGTGACTCATGAAGCCTATGTTCACAAATTGCAAGCACCTTCCCATGTTTGAGAGTCTGACTTACTTGAAGCTTAGCCTATCTTTTAAAGTTTGGTATCCGAAGTGGAAGTGGTTGATGAGAATGCTCAAACTTTCTccaaaacttcaaaatcttaTCATCAAGGTGAtctttatattaaatttttcctTATtaaatgcattttaattttataaaaaaaataaacgtgAATTGTTGGCAGGATAACGAGGATCTAGAAGAGAAGATTGATGAATGTTGGAAGGATCCACCAAACATTCCAGAATGTCTTTCATCACAACTCAAAACATGTCGCATTAGAGTTTTCAAAGGGACACAATATGATCTGCAATTTGCAATATATATCATGGAGAATTCAAAAGTACTAGAAACTATGAGAATTAATAGTATACGTTCCCTAGATATAAATGAAAAGTACCAATTGTTAGCGAAATTATCTTCAAGCACAAGAGGCTCTACAACATGCaaacttttatttaattgattatgGCTAGGCCATATGCAACAATAGGAGGTGATGATGGTTTGAAAGAATATTGTCCTCTATATTATAAATACTTTTCTAATATATATTGTCTTTCATGTAACTAGTTGTTGATTCTAGATCCTCTTAACTTTTTTGAAGgtcttttgacaaaattatgGTTCTATTCTAGAGGAGGGGCTTTTTCATTGATGAGAGTAAATGAATTAGAACGTTTGTTGGCAGGGTTAACTAACTTTAAACAAGAAAATAGAAGACTCCTTAAGTTTGTTACCCAAAATGCCAGAATGGTTATCAGCTATAATTTTCTGTTAGCAGTAAATTCTTCTACTGATACAGACTCGAACATGAAGGCATCaaagttgttgtttttggtaGGAGATTATTGGAAGAAAGATTAGGTTGCGTCAATTGTTTTAGGAAAATAGGGATATGAGAGAATGATACACCTTCAAAGATTATGTAGCAtcaatattttctctctctggTATTTTTAGCAAAATAGTCAGACTGTTTTACTTGAGTAGTAGGCACTGGCATGCGTATGGCCACTGCAGTGTACTCATATGCAGCTTGAAAATTGAATGgcattaaataacaataaacaaaaaagaattaaaaggtATCTTTAGTATATATGTAATGGAATTAGGTTGGGTGCTTGTTTTTTATGCAGCACATCCAAATCGTATTTGTATGGAACAATGGGATGTCTATATGTCTAAGTTGTGGATTATATAGGTCAGGATTTCCTTGAGCCTATTTTtgtatgtactccctccgttcctttttaagtgtcattttaaggtgaattttgtTGTAAATTTAGATGTGGAACTATCATGTAtaagaagaaattaaaagaaatatgatAACAAATAATTAAGACCAGTAACAAAGAGAAATAAAGTAAAGGAACTTATCGAATTTGGTTGCGGAC containing:
- the LOC11445271 gene encoding uncharacterized protein; the encoded protein is MLPKRLSSFLKLSPKPHNSSAVKNVDKVPSTNFGRKAVSFVLITVTGGVALSALNDLAIYHGCSSKAMENASKNQAIIDAIGEPIVKGPWYNASLAVAHKRQSVSCSFPVSGPLGSGVLQLKAVRNGDDTWSSFFLPRDWNILIMDALLHVPGNEEKNRTLRINLSHKLSPSTACTECIACPSERPEAKLSSNQ
- the LOC11424583 gene encoding F-box/LRR-repeat protein At4g14103; the protein is MSSSSHKKRRLRKSSKVDRISDLPDSILCHILYFLPTKLAATTSVLSKRWKLLWLSVLAFDFDSSRFKTSDLFLRVVYSTIYRRDIALPIHSFHLKSRSWDIQKDVNQFVYLVGQRGILNLCLDLSKICRYIIELPTTILSSGTLKVLKLRNLIVGDNSQVDLHLPSLKTLHLNRVDFECHEHLMKILLSCPILEDLETKLCCVMDFQSRFSDEFAAFPNLIKARITEFYIPLSMVCKAKTLHIEVV